In one Chromatiales bacterium genomic region, the following are encoded:
- a CDS encoding glycosyltransferase: MIDLLIQTTKNEPTPLVGIITRTKDRPLMLDRAMRSVLSQTIDDWQHVIVNDGGAIEPVLTLAKRYEHVYAGRLAVVSIGTSVGMEAASNIGLSNSSSRYVLIHDDDDTLEPAFLAQATRLLSDPPNRLVRGVVSLSTLINEAVDTDQIRPLGRSLYRSLSGCIRIDHIAAVNQFPPIAFLYERSVLNEIGTYDDSLPVLGDWDFNLRFLARYEIAVIEEPLSNYHHRPGSRDARTGNSLFANQPQHRLYDSILRNRYLRSGDATLRAIGQLMADRPSGPTSRPSNARFDAFYRVPGAAATIRWFRRHGMLLRLTRDV, encoded by the coding sequence TTGACCTGCTGATTCAGACTACCAAGAATGAGCCGACCCCATTGGTCGGAATCATAACGCGGACAAAAGACCGCCCGCTCATGCTCGATCGGGCAATGCGTAGTGTGCTGTCGCAAACAATAGATGACTGGCAACACGTGATCGTCAATGACGGTGGCGCGATAGAGCCTGTTCTGACACTGGCGAAGCGGTACGAGCATGTTTACGCCGGCCGACTTGCAGTGGTCTCCATCGGCACATCCGTCGGTATGGAGGCTGCGTCTAACATCGGCCTTTCGAACTCGAGCTCGCGTTATGTGTTGATTCATGATGATGATGACACCCTTGAACCGGCGTTTCTGGCCCAGGCCACTCGACTTCTCAGCGACCCTCCCAATCGCTTGGTTCGCGGCGTTGTGAGCTTGAGCACACTGATCAATGAGGCGGTCGATACCGACCAAATCCGACCATTGGGCCGGTCACTGTATCGTTCACTTTCGGGCTGCATTCGGATCGACCATATCGCAGCGGTCAATCAGTTCCCGCCCATAGCCTTTCTGTATGAGCGATCGGTACTCAACGAGATTGGAACCTATGATGATTCACTTCCGGTCCTGGGTGACTGGGATTTCAATCTAAGATTTCTGGCGCGCTATGAAATCGCCGTGATCGAGGAGCCGTTGTCGAACTACCATCACCGGCCAGGCTCACGAGATGCTCGGACAGGAAATTCATTGTTTGCCAACCAGCCCCAACATCGGCTTTACGACTCGATCCTCAGAAATCGGTACCTCAGGAGCGGTGACGCGACGCTGAGGGCGATCGGACAGCTGATGGCTGATCGGCCATCGGGCCCAACGTCAAGACCAAGTAACGCGAGGTTCGATGCGTTTTATCGGGTTCCGGGTGCTGCCGCAACGATACGCTGGTTCCGAAGACACGGGATGCTCCTAAGGCTCACCAGGGATGTTTGA